From the Drosophila nasuta strain 15112-1781.00 unplaced genomic scaffold, ASM2355853v1 ctg277_pilon, whole genome shotgun sequence genome, one window contains:
- the LOC132797839 gene encoding uncharacterized protein LOC132797839 codes for MVYGTTLRVPGGFCTEHTKHTESEFTEALQKTMSQLPTTKPVHHHTPQEFVHPDLNHCTHVFVRVDRVKTPLEANYEGPFEVVTKHDKYFTLKGHTKENKVSIDRLKPAYIFKDVPPPTQEQTTAPTAQTLEKVSRSGRQIRFPAKYLSQLEL; via the coding sequence ATGGTTTATGGCACCACACTACGGGTGCCAGGCGGATTTTGCACCgagcacacaaaacacactgAGTCCGAGTTCACCGAGGCTCTTCAAAAAACCATGTCTCAACTGCCAACCACTAAGCCAGTGCACCATCATACACCGCAAGAATTTGTCCACCCGGACCTAAACCATTGTACCCACGTCTTCGTTCGAGTGGATCGAGTGAAAACCCCGTTGGAAGCAAACTACGAGGGTCCTTTCGAAGTGGTAACAAAACACgacaaatattttacactcaAGGGCCACACAAAGGAAAACAAGGTTTCCATCGATCGACTTAAACCAGCTTACATCTTCAAAGACGTACCGCCTCCAACACAGGAGCAGACGACAGCGCCAACTGCTCAGACACTCGAGAAAGTGTCAAGATCAGGACGACAAATCAGATTCCCAGCAAAGTATCTTTCCCAACTGGAACTCTAG